The Coregonus clupeaformis isolate EN_2021a chromosome 8, ASM2061545v1, whole genome shotgun sequence genome has a segment encoding these proteins:
- the LOC121571361 gene encoding endothelial zinc finger protein induced by tumor necrosis factor alpha-like encodes MSKLQSFRVFLNERLTEAAVEIFGAVEKAVAEYQEENDRLRRMLRITPEIKLCGIGSLPLSLAVSEEVPPEQQHCEQEWSPSLGQEDPKPTQIKEEQEELRTSQEEEHLQGLEPDIIEFKFTPSCVKSECDQEDSIQSLTLPVTQTMENRERDSTPVDLKPCGTITNLKGLDIPCDRPGNQNNASGHSSAISSDPVGLYSSPPMDANTPLGEHRSKPSTTSIQIHCCHDCGETFALKADLQRHLTLPKKRPSECRLCKKHYNSTCKLKTHVRLCQGGKPCLVCGETFKYKGDLSRHMKTHKGEKPFSCSDCGKSFNRKEYLTEHIRTHTGEKPFSCGVCGKTFSQRGALGRHIRTHTGEKPFSCGDCGKRFRQKGDLGKHMLTHTGEKIFSCGDCGKCFSRKQTN; translated from the exons ATGTCTAAACTACAGTCGTTTCGTGTGTTTTTAAATGAGCGCTTAACGGAGGCTGCTGTGGAGATTTTCGGGGCAGTTGAGAAAGCGGTAGCGGAGTACCAGGAGGAGAATGATCGGCTACGGAGAATGCTGCGGATCACACCGGAGATAAAACTATGTGGAATAG gcTCCCTGCCGCTCTCGCTCGCTGTCTCTGAAGAGGTTCCccctgagcagcagcactgtgagcaggagtggagccccagtctggggcaggaggacccaaagcccacacagattaaagaggaacaggaggaactcCGGACCAGTCAGGAGGAAGAGCATCTTCAAGGGTTGGAGCCTGATATCATAGAGTTCAAATTTACTCCTTCCTGTGTGAAAAGTGAATGCGATCAGGAGGACTCAATTCAGTCATTAACTCTTCCCGTAACCCAGACTATGGAGAACAGAGAGCGTGACTCTACACCAGTGGATCTCAAACCTTGTGGCACTATTACCAACCTGAAGGGTCTTGACATTCCTTGTGACCGTCCAGGTAATCAAAACAATGCCTCCGGCCACAGCTCAGCCATAAGCAGCGACCCAGTAGGACTTTACAGCAGCCCACCAATGGATGCCAACACACCATTGGGGGAACACCGTTCCAAGCCCAGCACCACATCTATACAAATTCACTGCTGCCATGACTGTGGTGAAACATTTGCTCTGAAAGCTGACCTGCAGAGGCATTTGACTCTCCCCAAGAAGAGACCCAGTGAATGCCGCTTATGCAAAAAACACTACAACTCCACCTGTAAACTGAAGACCCATGTTCGACTCTGTCAAGGTGGGAAACCCTGCCTTGTTTGTGGCGAGACCTTCAAATACAAAGGAGATCTGTCCAGGCACATGAAGACTCACAAAGGAGAGAAACCATTCAGCTGTAGTGACTGTGGGAAAAGTTTCAATCGCAAAGAGTACCTAACAGAACATATacggactcacacaggagagaaaccatttagtTGTGGTGTCTGTGGGAAAACCTTCAGTCAGAGGGGAGCCCTAGGGAGGCATATacggactcacacaggagagaaaccgtttAGCTGTGGCGACTGTGGGAAAAGATTCAGGCAGAAGGGTGACCTAGGGAAGCATATgttgactcacacaggagagaaaatatttagctgtggtgactgtgggaaatgTTTCAGTCGCAAACAGACTAACTGA